The Rhodococcus sp. ABRD24 genome contains the following window.
GACTCGCGGCACCGGGGCATCTCGATCCTCATCGTCGACACCAAGGATCCCGGTTTCACGTGGACCCCGATCATCACCGCGGATGGCGCCCACCACGTCAACGCGACGTACTACTCCGACGTCCGCGTGCCCGCGAGCATGCTTGTCGGAGAGGAGAACAAGGGTTGGAGGCTGATCACGACGCAGCTCAACCACGAGCGCGTCATGCTCGGCCCGGCCGGCCGAGTCGCGGGCCTGTACGAGAAGGTGCACGGGTGGGCCGCGAAGCATGACCTGCTCGCCCTACCTGATGTCCAGCGTGGGCTCGGCGAGATCCATGCCACCTACCGGCTCAACGAGCTGCTGAACTGGCAGGTAGCCGCCGCGACCGGTGACGTCGACATCGCCGATGCTTCGGCAACCAAGGTTTTTGCCACCGAACGGATTCAACGGGTCGGCCGGATTGCGGACGAGATCATCGGCACGCACGGAGACCCCGGCGACCCGGAGACGGCCGCGCTGATGCGCTGGCTCGACGTTCAGGTCAAGCGGAACGTGGTCATCACATTCGGCGGCGGTGTCAACGAGGTGATGCGTGAGCTCATCGCCATGGCCGGCCTGGGATTGCCGAAGGTGCCGCGATGACCGACGCAACCAAGGTGAGCGCTGTTTCCGACGAAGACGACAGCGCCGCGCAGATCCTCGCCGGCGCCGCGCAGATCAAGGCTGACGGCGAGAGCAAGGCACGAGCCGGCCGCGACCCGGTGAACATGCCGATGATCCGCAGCTGGCTCGAGGCGATCGGCGACGAGAACCCGATCTACGTGGACGCCGACGCCGCGGTAGCGGCCGGTCACGGCGGCATCGTCGCACCGCCCGCGATGGCGCAGGTGTGGACGATGCGTGGGCTCGGCGCGGTCCGAGAGGAAGACGATCCGCTGGGGCGGATGACGCAGATCCTCGACGACGCCGGCTATACGTCCGTCGTCGCCACCAACTGCGATCAGATCTACCACCGGTACCTCCGCCTGGGGGAGGAGGTGACCATCGAGTCGACCCTCGAAGACGTTGTCGGGCCCAAGAAGACGGGCCTCGGCGAGGGCTGGTTCTTCACCACCCGCAACTTCTGGAAGGTGGGCGACGAGGTCGTCGCCGAGATGATGTTCCGCATCCTGAAGTTTGCGCCGCCGGCGAAGGTATCGGAGCTGTCCGCATCCGAGACATCCGGAGTCCCTGAGGATCTCGATCCGAAGCGGATGTTGCGCCCCACACCGTCGCGCGACACCCAGTTCTTCTGGGACGGCGTTGCTGCACACGAGCTGCGGATTCAGCAGCGGCCCGACGGGACGCTGCAGCATCCGCCGGTGCCCGCGTTGTGGAAGGACAAGTCCGAGACCACCGACTATGTCATCGCGTCGGGTCGTGGAACGGTGTTCAGCTTCGTCGTCCACCACGCCCCCAAGGTGCCCGGTCGGTCGTTGCCGTTCGTGGTGGCCCTCGTCGAACTCGAGGAGGGCGTGCGCATGCTCGGCGAGCTGCGTGTCGCCGATCCGTCCGAGGTTACCGTCGGCATGCCCGTGGAGGCGATCTACCTCGACTTCCCGGGTGATGACGAGACCGGGAACGAACCCTGGACGCTGTACGCATGGCGTCCGGTGAAGGAGTCGTGATGACCAGCGCACTCGATATCTCCATCGGCGACAAGCTCCCGGGCCTGTCGATCCACGGAGATCCCACATTCATCGTCTCGACGGCCTTGGCCACCAGGGACTTCCAGGACGTGCACCACGATCGGGACAAGGCTCAGCAGCGCGGGTCGAAGGACATCTTCGTCAATATCCTGACCGACACCGGGCTCGTGCAGCGATTCGTCACCGACTGGGCCGGACCGCGGGCGCGGATCACGTCCATCAAGCTGCGGCTCGGTGTGCCGTGGTACGCCTACGACACGCTGCACCTGTCCGGTGAGGTGACCGCCGCTGCGGACGGCCTCGTGACTGTCACGGTGGTCGGCACTGACAGCCTCGGCGACCACATCACCTCCACGGTCACCCTCGTAGTCAATGACATTGAGGGAGTAGCGAAATGAGCGGGCTTTCCGGTAAGGCCGCGATCGTCGGCATCGGCGCCACCGACTTCTC
Protein-coding sequences here:
- a CDS encoding MaoC family dehydratase → MTSALDISIGDKLPGLSIHGDPTFIVSTALATRDFQDVHHDRDKAQQRGSKDIFVNILTDTGLVQRFVTDWAGPRARITSIKLRLGVPWYAYDTLHLSGEVTAAADGLVTVTVVGTDSLGDHITSTVTLVVNDIEGVAK
- a CDS encoding acyl-CoA dehydrogenase family protein, coding for MFIDLTPEQRELQAELRRYFSGLISPAEAEIMLTERHGTTYREVIRRMGKDGWLGVGWPVEFGGRGFGEIEQQIFVNEAVRADVPLPSVTLQTVGPTLQTYGTEEQKRKFLPAILAGEVHFAIGYSEPDAGTDLAALRTTAVRDGDDYVVNGQKIFTTGGHDADYIWLAVRTGAADSRHRGISILIVDTKDPGFTWTPIITADGAHHVNATYYSDVRVPASMLVGEENKGWRLITTQLNHERVMLGPAGRVAGLYEKVHGWAAKHDLLALPDVQRGLGEIHATYRLNELLNWQVAAATGDVDIADASATKVFATERIQRVGRIADEIIGTHGDPGDPETAALMRWLDVQVKRNVVITFGGGVNEVMRELIAMAGLGLPKVPR
- a CDS encoding bifunctional MaoC family dehydratase N-terminal/OB-fold nucleic acid binding domain-containing protein, which codes for MTDATKVSAVSDEDDSAAQILAGAAQIKADGESKARAGRDPVNMPMIRSWLEAIGDENPIYVDADAAVAAGHGGIVAPPAMAQVWTMRGLGAVREEDDPLGRMTQILDDAGYTSVVATNCDQIYHRYLRLGEEVTIESTLEDVVGPKKTGLGEGWFFTTRNFWKVGDEVVAEMMFRILKFAPPAKVSELSASETSGVPEDLDPKRMLRPTPSRDTQFFWDGVAAHELRIQQRPDGTLQHPPVPALWKDKSETTDYVIASGRGTVFSFVVHHAPKVPGRSLPFVVALVELEEGVRMLGELRVADPSEVTVGMPVEAIYLDFPGDDETGNEPWTLYAWRPVKES